From the Scophthalmus maximus strain ysfricsl-2021 chromosome 11, ASM2237912v1, whole genome shotgun sequence genome, one window contains:
- the LOC118299294 gene encoding zona pellucida sperm-binding protein 4-like, translating into METSHSADPVWVTVVSLCLLLLKCEARAASNHFPAAPRVAVKSNNNDDTLLCLDGFMSVYMSKVQFADLPHAIYVQDEGGGYHQAVAVAHQCHYFLGESGAFVVFTAASHGCFVKRQKYTTSLTVVVMALADRGGVGIVKSIPLICDREIKEANKKLYPPTQFSCNSNGFNITITQNATVPPLNLDAVWIPSGQSHNCKPPKRSKGAVTFHFPFTDCGAQSAVADGVITYWINIELKGHRQNGSIFRDTPFNLTVRCSFALEQTTRVGVKVQGENSEHPSTLRSRGILRTDMRFAKDSSYSSFYSSRDPPVVTELGQPVHAEVFVLKLEDGDLELLLDDCWATATENPHDPQRWKLLVKGCPFAGDSHRSVVLPVVSSKKQTYPSLRKRFVVKMFSFVKPPTFENQFYFHCDVEICKRPDCSRSCSSGMHKSRRMSPEAGRRILHSVVSGGPLLYLL; encoded by the exons ATGGAGACCTCTCACTCCGCAGACCCTGTGTGGGTGACAGTCGTTTCTCTATGTCTGcttcttttgaaatgtgaagCCCGCGCCGCGTCAAATCATTTTCCAGCAGCACCTCGTGTCGCCGTGAAGAGTAATAATAACGATGACACGTTGCTTTGCCTTGACGGCTTCATGTCTGTTTACATGTCAAAGGTGCAATTTGCTGATCTCCCCCACGCCATTTATGTTCAAG ACGAAGGCGGCGGATACCACCAGGCCGTCGCAGTAGCACACCAGTGCCACTACTTCCTCGGTGAAAGTGGCGCCTTCGTTGTCTTCACGGCTGCGTCTCATGGCTGTTTTGTGAAAAGACAA AAATATACCACAAGTCTGACTGTTGTCGTCATGGCActtgcagacagaggaggagttggaATTGTCAAGTCGATACCTCTCATCTGTGACAGGGAAATCAAAG AGGCAAACAAAAAGCTCTATCCACCAACACAGTTTTCCTGCAACAGCAATGGCTTCAACATTACCATCACCCAGAATGCAACTGTCCCGCCCCTGAACCTGGACgcagtctggatcccctccgGTCAAAGCCACAACTGTAAACCCCCCAAAAGATCCAAGGGTGCCGTCACTTTCCACTTTCCGTTCACTGATTGTGGCGCTCAGTCCGCG GTAGCAGATGGGGTTATAACCTACTGGATCAACATTGAGTTGAAAGGGCATCGACAGAACGGCTCCATATTTCGTGACACTCCTTTCAA TCTTACTGTGCGCTGTAGCTTTGCACTGGAACAAACGACTCGAGTGGGCGTCAAGGTCCAGGGAGAAAACTCTGAGCACCCGTCAACGTTGAGGAGCAGAGGGATACTCAGGACCGACATGAGGTTTGCAAAAG ATTCCTCCTACAGTTCTTTCTATTCCTCTCGGGACCCTCCAGTGGTGACTGAGCTCGGCCAGCCCGTGCATGCGGAGGTGTTTGTTCTCAAGCTGGAGGACGGGGActtggagctgctgctggacgacTGCTGGGCCACAGCGACGGAAAACCCACACGACCCGCAACGATGGAAACTGCTCGTTAAAGG GTGTCCTTTCGCTGGCGACAGCCACAGAAGCGTGGTGTTGCCAGTCGTCTCCAGTAAGAAGCAGACGTATCCGTCTCTTCGCAAACGGTTCGTGGTCAAGATGTTCTCATTTGTGAAGCCCCCAACATTTGAAAACCAG TTCTATTTCCACTGTGATGTAGAGATCTGTAAAAGACCAGACTGCTCACGGTCCTGCAGCAGCG GAATGCATAAATCAAGAAGAATGTCACCAGAGGCAGGACGGAGGATTCTTCACAGTGTGGTCTCTGGTGGACCTCTTCTTTATCTGCTGTAA